The Mixophyes fleayi isolate aMixFle1 chromosome 1, aMixFle1.hap1, whole genome shotgun sequence genome includes a region encoding these proteins:
- the USP53 gene encoding ubiquitin carboxyl-terminal hydrolase 53: MAWVKLFRRQAGGNLGKVYQPGSVLSLAPTKGLFNEPGQNSCFLNSAVQVLWQLDIFRRSLRGLTGHVCLGDACIFCALKSIFAQFQTSREKVLPSDAMRHALAESFKDEHRFQLGFMDDAAECFENILQRIHFHIVPNSEGDMCTSKSCITHQKFAMTLYEQCVCRSCGASSDPLPFTEFVRYISTTALCNEVDRMLERHERLKPDMFAELLQAANTADDFRKCPSNCGQKIKIRRVLMNCPEIVTIGLVWDSENSDLTEDVVRNLATQLYLPGLFFRVTDEKAKESRLYLVGMICYTSRHYCAFAYHTKSARWVLFDDASVKEVGTKWKDVVTKCIRCHYQPLLLFYANPDGTAVTTDDALRQVLQWSHYKRIFNNADTANERMSTTSKKTDYNRDRELEEHVYQNSGYNYQTDDSGFNRGVVHSSAGRGPAKLGRSDHQEKIKDLSRECAQRVNNLKSSSSSSSSSSSHRKVVDKTQKKELARPKEPSSVGVAGHSKSFSVTQLKSSSPPPGNGFRQYPDPHFFSSQGKGPYKQQRSDHQSKQISSSTTGQSAVSEPKQLTRVKNNTPTGYDTDSSLEYREKGTGRSRKPWRPMRETLNVDSIFNESEKSQSSPQHLANSNGKQQTVKDQSHNHCLKESPKKKVLMTIYEDEIKQESGSRSSLESLGKSQLERNKLNSESKLYHLDSWQMQRAESGYESSDHTSSASSNLDSPVIEGTSFADMKGLQETSLCSDQQPGNGFLSTSPHNRIQLNGFSKEYNGLERNICEGRLSPDPRESSHSPSCQRKQAGDFKRDVRSPTLSPRNNKDYSVKEMQMNKHEDSWESSHRLNSCSSKNCCLHLEHSPFSQTNVLNANRLGSPLLQPPVSSQTVLQYMNTYSSAPEDKQSCNRDDTCCDFNSLPPPLPLKKYTRSAIPRTEQNFAPATTATHLETLSHVHSSGLERYSPGDFVRPDSDVDYYPKKDAFQSNELQMKTPNLSGSSMYDGRSKMVQQTLALDPISHVNGTVALTTYFSVDNCMTDTYRQKYHQKPKVYMTERPAYHREPGHLKLTGTVIEPSYPRNLDNAHHSLSRSKASYGSVPCNR; the protein is encoded by the exons tcaatatttgcacagTTTCAAACTAGTCGGGAAAAGGTACTTCCATCGGATGCTATGAGACACGCTCTGGCAGAGAGCTTTAAAGATGAGCACCGCTTTCAACTTGGCTTCATGGATGATGCTGCTGAGTGCTTT gagAATATACTGCAGCGAATTCATTTCCATATTGTGCCAAATAGTGAGGGTGATATGTGCACCTCAAAGTCATGCATTACCCATCAGAAGTTTGCAATGACTCTGTATGAGCAG TGTGTCTGTCGGAGTTGTGGCGCATCATCTGATCCATTGCCTTTCACAGAGTTTGTGCGTTACATTTCTACTACAGCACTTTG TAATGAAGTTGACAGAATGCTAGAGAGACATGAGCGCCTGAAGCCAGATATGTTTGCGGAGTTACTGCAAGCTGCAAACACAGCTGATGACTTTAGAAAGTGTCCG agCAATTGTGGACAAAAGATCAAAATTCGTCGGGTACTAATGAACTGTCCAGAAATAGTGACCATTGGTTTGGTTTGGGATTCTGAGAACTCTGACTTGACGGAAGATGTTGTTCGGAATTTGGCTACACAACTTTACTTGCCTGGG TTGTTTTTTAGGGTGACCGATGAAAAAGCAAAAGAAAGTAGACTTTACCTTGTGGGTATGATCTGTTACACTAGCCGTCATTATTGTGCCTTTGCCTATCATACGAAAAGTGCCAGATGGGTTTTATTTGACGACGCTTCTGTGAAAGAG GTTGGGACTAAATGGAAAGATGTAGTCACAAAGTGCATTCGTTGTCATTACCAGCCTTTGCTATTGTTTTATGCAAATCCCGATGGCACAGCAGTGACAACAGATGATGCACTCAGGCAGGTCCTGCAGTGGTCTCACTACAAGAGGATTTTCAACAATGCTGATACAG CAAATGAACGGATGTCAACAACATCAAAAAAGACTGATTACAATAGAGATCGGGAGTTGGAAGAACATGTCTATCAGAATAGTGGTTACAACTATCAAACGGATGACTCTGGATTTAATCGGGGAGTTGTTCATTCCAGTGCTGGAAGAGGACCTG CTAAATTAGGTCGCAGCGATCATCAGGAGAAGATAAAGGATTTGTCAAGAGAATGTGCCCAAAGAGTGAATAACCTAAaaagttcatcatcatcgtcgtcatccTCATCATCTCACAGGAAAGTTGTGGACAAAACGCAGAAGAAAGAACTTGCCAGACCAAAAG aaccatcaTCTGTAGGTGTGGCAGGCCATTCAAAGTCTTTTTCGGTAACGCAGCTGAAATCTAGTTCTCCTCCACCTGGAAATGGCTTCAGACAGTATCCAGATCCACACTTCTTCAGCAGTCAAGGGAAAGGTCCATATAAGCAACAGAGATCTGACCATCAGTCCAAACAAATTTCTTCCTCCACTACAGGCCAATCTGCAGTTTCTGAACCAAAGCAGTTAACCCGAGTGAAGAACAATACTCCAACTGGCTATGATACAGACAGCAGTCTTGAATACAGAGAAAAGGGGACTGGCAGAAGCAGAAAGCCCTGGCGGCCTATGCGAGAGACTCTCAATGTGGATAGCATCTTTAAtgaaagtgagaaaagccaaTCGAGCCCACAGCATTTAGCAAACTCTAATGGTAAACAGCAGACTGTTAAGGATCAAAGCCATAACCACTGCTTGAAAGAGAGTCCTAAGAAAAAAGTTCTGATGACTATTTATGAGGATGAGATAAAACAGGAATCTGGCAGCAGGAGTTCTTTGGAATCTCTTGGGAAAAGTCAGTTGGAAAGGAACAAACTTAATTCAGAGTCCAAGTTGTACCATCTTGACAGCTGGCAGATGCAGAGAGCGGAATCTGGATATGAAAGCAGTGATCACACCAGCAGTGCGTCAAGCAATCTAGATTCTCCAGTAATTGAAGGAACTAGCTTTGCTGATATGAAAGGTCTCCAAGAAACAAGTCTGTGCAG TGACCAACAGCCAGGAAATGGGTTTCTTTCTACCTCTCCACACAACAGAATTCAGTTAAATG GCTTCAGTAAAGAGTATAATGGTTTGGAGCGTAATATATGTGAAGGTAGACTGTCCCCAGATCCACGAGAATCCTCACACAGCCCATCTTGCCAAAG GAAGCAAGCTGGCGACTTTAAAAGAGATGTTCGATCACCAACCCTTTCACCACGGAATAATAAAGATTACAGCGTCAAAGAGATGCAAATGAACAAACATGAGGATTCATGGGAAAGTTCCCATCGTCTGAATTCCTGCTCTTCAAAAAATTGCTGTTTGCACCTCGAACATTCACCGTTTTCACAGACAAATGTGCTAAACGCAAATAGACTAGGAAGTCCTTTGCTGCAGCCGCCTGTTTCTTCACAGACAGTCTTGCAGTACATGAACACTTACAGTTCTGCTCCTGAAGATAAACAGTCCTGCAACAGAGATGACACCTGCTGTGACTTTAACAGTTTACCACCTCCTCTACCCTTGAAGAAGTACACACGAAGTGCTATACCTAGAACAGAGCAAAATTTTGCACCAGCAACCACTGCTACACATCTGGAAACATTGTCACATGTTCATTCATCAGGTTTGGAGAGGTATTCCCCTGGGGATTTTGTGAGACCAGACTCTGATGTAGACTACTATCCAAAGAAAGATGCATTTCAAAGTAATGAGCTACAAATGAAAACGCCAAACCTGTCTGGATCTTCAATGTATGATGGTCGGTCAAAGATGGTTCAACAAACTTTAGCATTAGATCCAATTTCCCATGTAAACGGTACAGTTGCACTCACTACATACTTTTCTGTGGACAACTGTATGACCGACACATACAGGCAAAAGTACCACCAGAAGCCGAAGGTGTATATGACTGAAAGACCTGCATACCACAGGGAACCTGGTCACTTAAAACTAACGGGAACAGTTATTGAACCTTCATACCCTAGAAACCTTGATAATGCTCACCATTCACTATCGCGATCAAAAGCATCATATGGGAGTGTACCTTGTAATAGGTAG